One Catharus ustulatus isolate bCatUst1 chromosome 2, bCatUst1.pri.v2, whole genome shotgun sequence genomic window carries:
- the ATP1A1 gene encoding sodium/potassium-transporting ATPase subunit alpha-1, with product MGKGAGRDKYEPTATSEHGGKKKGKKERDMDELKKEVVMDDHKLSLDELHRKYGTDLSRGLTSARAAEILARDGPNALTPPPTTPEWVKFCRQLFGGFSLLLWIGAVLCFLAYGIQSLMEEEANNDNLYLGIVLAAVVIITGCFSYYQEAKSSKIMESFKNLVPQQALVVRNGEKMSINAEGVVVGDLVEVKGGDRIPADLRIISAHGCKVDNSSLTGESEPQTRSPDFSHENPLETRNIAFFSTNCVEGTARGIVISTGDRTVMGRIASLASGLEGGKTPIAMEIEHFIHLITGVAVFLGVSFFILSLILEYTWLEAVIFLIGIIVANVPEGLLATVTVCLTLTAKRMARKNCLVKNLEAVETLGSTSTICSDKTGTLTQNRMTVAHMWFDNQIHEADTTENQSGASFDKSSATWTALSRIAGLCNRAVFQAGQENVPILKRAVAGDASESALLKCIELCCGSVKEMRERYPKVVEIPFNSTNKYQLSIHKNANPSESRYLLVMKGAPERILDRCSTILIHGKEQPLDEEMKDAFQNAYLELGGLGERVLGFCHLALPDDQFPDGFQFDTDDLNFPVDKLCFVGLMSMIDPPRAAVPDAVGKCRSAGIKVIMVTGDHPITAKAIAKGVGIISEGNETVEDIAARLNIPVSQVNPRDAKACVVHGSDLKDMTSEQLDDILLHHTEIVFARTSPQQKLIIVEGCQRQGAIVAVTGDGVNDSPALKKADIGVAMGIAGSDVSKQAADMILLDDNFASIVTGVEEGRLIFDNLKKSIAYTLTSNIPEITPFLIFIIANIPLPLGTVTILCIDLGTDMVPAISLAYEQAESDIMKRQPRNPKTDKLVNERLISMAYGQIGMIQALGGFFTYFVIMAENGFWPSGLLGIRVQWDDRWINDVEDSYGQQWTYEQRKIVEFTCHTAFFVSIVVVQWADLIICKTRRNSVFQQGMKNKILIFGLFEETALAAFLSYCPGMDVALRMYPLKPTWWFCAFPYSLLIFVYDEVRKLIIRRNPGGWVERETYY from the exons GGTTTGACTTCTGCACGTGCAGCTGAGATCCTGGCTCGTGATGGCCCAAATGCCCTCACTCCCCCACCCACCACTCCTGAATGGGTAAAGTTCTGTCGACAGCTGTTCGGAGGATTCTCGCTCCTGCTGTGGATTGGTGCTGTTTTGTGCTTTCTGGCTTATGGCATACAGAGCTTGATGGAGGAGGAGGCCAACAATGATAAT CTGTACCTGGGTATTGTGTTGGCAGCAGTGGTTATCATTACTGGCTGTTTCTCTTATTACCAAGAAGCAAAAAGTTCCAAGATCATGGAGTCTTTCAAAAACTTGGTGCCTCAG CAAGCACTTGTAGTCAGAAATGGTGAGAAGATGAGCATAAACGCTGAAGGTGTTGTAGTTGGAGATCTAGTGGAGGTAAAAGGAGGAGACAGAATTCCAGCTGACCTTCGGATCATATCTGCACATGGCTGCAAG GTAGATAACTCCTCGCTTACTGGTGAATCAGAGCCTCAAACCAGGTCTCCAGACTTCTCCCATGAGAACCCACTGGAGACCAGGAACATTGCCTTCTTTTCCACCAATTGTGTGGAAG GCACTGCCCGTGGCATTGTCATTAGCACTGGGGATCGCACTGTAATGGGCCGTATTGCCAGTTTGGCTTCTGGACTGGAAGGGGGGAAAACTCCAATTGCCATGGAGATCGAGCACTTTATCCACCTCATCACTGGAGTGGCTGTGTTCCTGGGTGTCTCCTTCTTCATCCTTTCTCTCATCCTTGAGTACACATGGCTGGAGGCTGTTATCTTCCTCATTGGGATCATTGTTGCCAATGTCCCTGAAGGGCTGCTTGCAACGGTTACG GTATGTCTGACACTAACAGCCAAGCGTATGGCTCGTAAGAACTGCTTGGTGAAAAACCTCGAGGCCGTAGAGACCCTGGGTTCCACATCCACCATCTGTTCTGACAAAACAGGCACCCTGACACAGAATCGCATGACGGTTGCCCACATGTGGTTTGACAATCAGATTCATGAGGCTGATACTACAGAGAACCAGAGTG GTGCTTCCTTTGACAAGAGCTCAGCCACTTGGACTGCTTTGTCCAGAATTGCAGGTCTCTGTAACCGTGCTGTGTTTCAGGCCGGCCAGGAAAATGTACCAATTCTCAAG CGAGCAGTGGCAGGAGATGCCTCTGAGTCTGCACTTCTGAAATGCATTGAATTGTGCTGTGGTTCTGTCAAGGAGATGAGAGAAAGGTATCCTAAAGTGGTGGAAATACCATTTAACTCTACCAACAAGTACCAG CTGTCTATCCACAAAAACGCAAATCCATCAGAATCCCGTTACTTGCTGGTGATGAAGGGAGCTCCAGAGAGGATCTTGGATCGCTGCAGCACCATTCTTATTCATGGCAAAGAGCAACCACTGgatgaagaaatgaaagatgCTTTTCAGAATGCCTACCTTGAGTTGGGAGGCCTTGGGGAGAGAGTGTTAG GATTCTGCCACTTGGCTTTGCCTGATGATCAGTTCCCTGATGGCTTCCAGTTTGATACAGATGACCTGAACTTCCCTGTAGACAAGCTCTGCTTTGTAGGACTGATGTCTATGATTGATCCACCTcgtgctgctgtgccagatgCTGTTGGCAAATGCAGAAGTGCTGGGATCAAG GTTATCATGGTTACTGGAGACCATCCGATCACAGCCAAAGCCATTGCTAAGGGTGTCGGCATCATTTCCGAGGGCAATGAAACAGTAGAAGATATTGCTGCTCGACTCAACATTCCTGTCAGCCAGGTCAACCCTAG GGATGCCAAAGCTTGTGTGGTTCATGGCTCAGATTTGAAGGACATGACTAGTGAGCAATTGGATGACATCCTGCTTCACCATACGGAAATTGTCTTTGCCAGGACATCTCCTCAGCAAAAGCTTATCATTGTGGAAGGCTGTCAGCGACAG GGTGCCATTGTAGCAGTCACAGGTGATGGTGTGAATGATTCCCCAGCCCTGAAGAAGGCTGACATTGGTGTTGCTATGGGTATTGCTGGCTCAGATGTCTCCAAGCAGGCGGCTGACATGATTCTGTTGGATGATAACTTTGCCTCCATTGTCACTGGGGTTGAAGAAG GGCGTCTGATCTTTGATAACCTGAAGAAGTCTATTGCCTACACATTGACCAGTAACATTCCTGAAATCACGCCATTCCTGATCTTCATCATTGCAAATATACCCCTTCCTCTGGGAACAGTCACCATCCTCTGCATTGACTTGGGCACTGACATG GTCCCTGCTATCTCCCTGGCATATGAGCAAGCAGAGAGTGACATCATGAAGAGGcagcccagaaatcccaaaacagACAAGCTGGTGAATGAACGGCTGATCAGCATGGCCTATGGGCAGATTG GTATGATCCAGGCCCTTGGAGGCTTCTTCACCTATTTTGTAATCATGGCGGAGAATGGGTTCTGGCCTTCTGGCTTGCTAGGGATCAGAGTTCAGTGGGATGACCGATGGATTAATGATGTGGAAGACAGCTATGGGCAGCAATGG ACCTACGAACAGAGGAAAATAGTGGAGTTCACTTGCCACACAGCCTTCTTTGTCAGCATCGTAGTCGTGCAGTGGGCAGACTTGATCATTTGTAAGACCCGAAGAAACTCTGTCTTCCAGCAGGGGATGAA GAACAAGATCTTAATATTTGGTCTCTTTGAGGAGACTGCTCTGGCTGCCTTCCTGTCCTACTGCCCTGGGATGGATGTTGCTCTAAGGATGTATCCTCTGAA GCCAACTTGGTGGTTCTGTGCTTTCCCATACTCCCTCCTCATATTTGTGTATGATGAAGTCAGAAAGCTCATTATCAGACGCAACCCTGGCG GGTGGGTGGAAAGAGAGACCTACTACTAA